From a single Loxodonta africana isolate mLoxAfr1 chromosome 9, mLoxAfr1.hap2, whole genome shotgun sequence genomic region:
- the KLHL9 gene encoding kelch-like protein 9, with protein MKVSLGNGEMGVSAHLQPCKAGTTRFFTSNTHSSVVLQGFDQLRVEGLLCDVTLVPGDGDEIFPVHRAMMASASDYFKAMFTGGMKEQDLMCIKLHGVNKVGLKKIIDFIYTAKLSLNMDNLQDTLEAASFLQILPVLDFCKVFLISGVSLDNCVEVGRIANTYNLIEVDKYVNNFILKNFPALLSTGEFLKLPFERLAFVLSSNSLKHCTELELFKAACRWLRLEDPRMDYAAKLMKNIRFPLMTPQDLINYVQTVDFMRTDNTCVNLLLEASNYQMMPYMQPVMQSDRTAIRSDSTHLVTLGGVLRQQLVVSKELRMYDERAQEWKSLAPMDAPRYQHGIAVIGNFLYVVGGQSNYDTKGKTAVDTVFRFDPRYNKWKQVASLNEKRTFFHLSALKGYLYAVGGRSAAGELATVECYNPRMNEWSYVAKMSEPHYGHAGTVYGGLMYISGGITHDTFQNELMCFDPDTDKWTQKAPMTTVRGLHCMCTVGDKLYVIGGNHFRGTSDYDDVLSCEYYSPTLDQWTPIAAMLRGQSDVGVAVFENKIYVVGGYSWNNRCMVEIVQKYDPEKDEWHKVFDLPESLGGIRACTLTVFPPEENPGSPSRESPLSAPSDHS; from the coding sequence ATGAAAGTGTCTCTTGGTAACGGCGAAATGGGCGTCTCTGCCCATTTGCAGCCTTGCAAGGCAGGAACCACGCGCTTTTTTACCAGCAATACTCACAGCTCGGTGGTATTGCAAGGTTTTGATCAGCTTAGAGTAGAAGGATTGCTTTGCGATGTGACCCTGGTACCAGGTGATGGAGATGAAATCTTCCCTGTTCACAGAGCTATGATGGCGTCTGCTAGTGATTATTTCAAAGCCATGTTTACGGGTGGAATGAAAGAACAAGATTTAATGTGCATTAAGCTTCATGGAGTGAACAAGGTTGGTCTGAAGAAAATCATTGATTTTATTTATACTGCGAAACTGTCTCTTAATATGGACAATCTTCAAGACACACTTGAAGCTGCCAGCTTTTTGCAGATTTTACCTGTTTTGGACTTCTGTAAAGTATTTCTTATATCAGGGGTCTCTTTAGATAACTGTGTTGAGGTTGGACGGATTGCTAACACCTACAATCTTATAGAAGTGGACAAATATGTTAATAATTTCATCCTGAAGAATTTTCCTGCATTGTTGAGTACTGGGGAGTTCCTGAAACTCCCTTTTGAGCGGCTTGCCTTTGTGCTTTCCAGTAATAGTCTTAAGCACTGTACTGAACTTGAACTCTTCAAGGCTGCCTGTCGCTGGCTAAGGTTGGAAGACCCTCGGATGGATTATGCTGCAAAATTAATGAAGAACATTCGATTTCCACTGATGACACCGCAGGACCTCATCAATTACGTGCAAACTGTAGATTTCATGAGAACGGACAATACCTGTGTGAATTTGCTTTTGGAAGCTAGCAATTACCAGATGATGCCATATATGCAGCCAGTGATGCAGTCAGACAGAACTGCCATTCGATCTGACTCGACTCACTTGGTTACATTAGGAGGAGTTTTGAGGCAACAGTTGGTTGTCAGTAAAGAATTAAGAATGTATGATGAAAGGGCACAAGAATGGAAATCTTTAGCCCCGATGGATGCTCCTCGTTACCAGCATGGCATTGCTGTCATTGGAAACTTTCTTTATGTGGTTGGTGGTCAAAGTAATTATGATACGAAAGGAAAAACCGCTGTTGATACTGTTTTTAGATTTGATCCTCGGTATAATAAATGGAAGCAAGTTGCATCATTAAATGAAAAGCGCACATTCTTCCACTTGAGCGCCCTCAAAGGATATTTGTATGCGGTTGGTGGGCGAAGTGCAGCTGGTGAACTGGCCACAGTAGAATGTTACAACCCAAGAATGAATGAGTGGAGCTATGTTGCAAAGATGAGTGAACCCCACTATGGCCATGCTGGAACAGTGTATGGAGGTTTAATGTATATTTCAGGCGGAATTACTCATGACACTTTCCAAAATGAGCTCATGTGCTTTGACCCAGATACAGACAAGTGGACACAGAAAGCTCCAATGACTACAGTCAGAGGTCTGCATTGCATGTGTACAGTTGGAGACAAACTCTATGTCATTGGTGGCAATCACTTCAGGGGAACAAGTGATTATGATGACGTTCTAAGCTGTGAATACTATTCACCAACCCTTGACCAGTGGACACCAATTGCTGCTATGTTAAGAGGTCAGAGTGATGTTGGAGTTGCtgtctttgaaaataaaatttatgttgTTGGTGGGTACTCTTGGAATAACCGTTGTATGGTAGAAATTGTCCAGAAATATGACCCAGAAAAAGATGAGTGGCACAAAGTTTTTGACCTTCCAGAGTCACTTGGTGGCATTCGAGCTTGTACCCTCACAGTTTTTCCACCTGAAGAAAACCCTGGATCACCTTCTAGAGAATCTCCTCTTTCAGCACCTTCAGATCACTCCTAA